In Spirochaetota bacterium, a single genomic region encodes these proteins:
- a CDS encoding DUF3795 domain-containing protein — translation MEKNQPKSKAATIAYCGLYCENCGKYSKGKCPGCAGNEKATWCGVRKCCIENGYTSCADCATFSDPMECKQFNNPISKVIGFILRSDRGKCIQFIKKNGYGAFASHMDGIGRMSMKR, via the coding sequence ATGGAAAAAAATCAGCCGAAATCGAAAGCCGCCACCATAGCCTACTGTGGGCTCTATTGTGAAAATTGCGGAAAGTATTCAAAAGGCAAATGCCCCGGGTGCGCGGGAAACGAAAAGGCCACCTGGTGCGGCGTGAGAAAATGCTGCATCGAGAACGGCTACACAAGCTGTGCCGACTGCGCGACGTTCAGCGATCCCATGGAATGCAAACAGTTTAATAACCCGATCTCGAAAGTAATCGGATTCATTCTTCGCTCCGACAGGGGCAAATGCATTCAGTTCATCAAGAAGAACGGGTATGGGGCGTTTGCTTCGCACATGGATGGGATTGGAAGGATGTCGATGAAGAGGTGA
- a CDS encoding alpha/beta fold hydrolase produces MKLAPDTKLEKSLIITAPDGAKSELTVYESGNDRAPVFLCVPALGVRARFYEPLARALVSAGFNASCTELRGTGTSSVRPARGVDYGYETVVSLDIPTAIDALKEKFPEAPIYLLGHSMGGQLATLMLAAHPDRADGLALVATSSVYWRSYPFPHNLRTLLGTQFIRIVARIAGYHPGARLGFGGNAARTLMTDWARQALSGRYRPKGAPLDYEQALENMAKPVLAVSLEGDFLAARGAVDHLCGKLRRAAITRLHITLEGPRGPGGPHFDWVKNPAQAVRLISEWVRSLNK; encoded by the coding sequence ATAAAATTGGCACCAGATACTAAACTGGAAAAGAGCCTGATCATCACCGCGCCCGACGGCGCGAAATCCGAACTCACCGTATACGAAAGCGGGAACGACCGCGCGCCCGTGTTCCTGTGCGTACCAGCCCTGGGTGTCCGGGCGCGCTTCTACGAGCCGCTTGCGCGGGCGCTCGTGTCCGCCGGGTTTAACGCCTCCTGCACCGAGCTCAGGGGGACGGGAACCAGCTCGGTACGCCCGGCCCGCGGCGTCGATTACGGTTATGAGACCGTGGTCTCGCTCGATATTCCCACGGCGATCGATGCATTAAAGGAAAAGTTTCCCGAGGCTCCGATATACCTGCTGGGCCACAGCATGGGAGGTCAACTTGCCACCCTCATGCTCGCCGCGCATCCTGACCGGGCCGACGGCCTCGCCCTCGTCGCGACGTCCTCGGTGTACTGGAGGAGTTACCCGTTCCCGCACAACCTGCGCACGCTGCTGGGGACACAGTTTATCAGAATCGTCGCGCGCATCGCCGGATACCACCCGGGGGCGCGTCTTGGTTTCGGAGGGAACGCCGCGCGCACCCTCATGACCGACTGGGCGCGCCAGGCGCTCTCTGGCAGGTACAGGCCGAAGGGAGCGCCGCTCGATTACGAGCAGGCGTTGGAGAACATGGCGAAGCCGGTGCTCGCCGTCTCGCTCGAGGGGGACTTCCTCGCGGCGCGCGGCGCCGTGGACCACCTGTGCGGGAAACTGAGGCGCGCCGCGATCACGCGATTGCACATAACGCTCGAAGGCCCGCGCGGACCCGGGGGCCCGCATTTCGACTGGGTGAAGAACCCCGCCCAGGCGGTCCGGCTCATCTCCGAATGGGTACGATCTTTGAATAAATAG
- a CDS encoding bacteriohemerythrin codes for MPLISWDEKYSVGFDLIDEQHKRLFDLTNGLHDAVMVRSADSAMGRSLRDLVEYTVYHFAAEEELMRANNYPTFTEHKALHDALTRQAADFKDQVEAGKKVSSLAFMQFLREWLTRHIMEVDSALGAFLASKGRG; via the coding sequence ATGCCATTAATATCATGGGACGAAAAATACTCCGTTGGATTTGACCTCATCGACGAGCAGCACAAGAGGCTTTTCGACCTGACGAACGGGCTGCACGACGCCGTCATGGTGCGCTCCGCCGATTCCGCCATGGGCAGGTCGCTCAGGGACCTGGTCGAGTACACCGTGTACCACTTCGCCGCCGAGGAAGAGCTCATGCGCGCGAACAACTACCCGACCTTCACCGAGCACAAGGCCCTTCACGATGCCCTCACCAGGCAGGCTGCCGATTTCAAGGACCAGGTCGAAGCCGGCAAAAAGGTGTCCTCGCTGGCCTTTATGCAGTTTCTCCGTGAATGGCTCACGCGCCACATCATGGAGGTGGATAGCGCGCTGGGCGCATTCCTCGCGTCAAAGGGCAGGGGCTAA
- a CDS encoding ATP-dependent Clp protease ATP-binding subunit, whose protein sequence is MRFIPRRLREGGVRARGTMSMYDFTKRSKKVLEVYAQSEGRRLNSDSLGPEHILLALLKDDDSVAARILKNLGVNFDVLRRGIEQNMRRAGTITILGNLPLGARYSRTIETAKDEARKFKNNYIGTEHLLLALFREGSCAGVDDLVKSGIDYNAIRNEILKILGVHQAAATGDKAAEKSKTPTLDEFAQNLTQLAADDKLDPVIGREKEIERVIRILTRKTKNNPLLIGEAGVGKTAIAEGLAQRIMKRIVPEPLQNKRVLSLDIPAIVAGTKYRGEFEERLKRIMKEIRGSDNVIIFIDELHTIIGAGAAEGAIDAANILKPALARGELQCIGATTLNEYKMYIEKDAALERRFQSVLVEEPTIPEAVDILKGLRERYESHHMVRFTDEALTRAVTLADRYINDRFLPDKAIDIIDEAGSKARLDNTDKPPDIRELEDEIARLNERKGDFVRAQEYEQAASLRDLIKEKKAVALSKTGDWKQKRNEYTITVTEDMVAHIVSQWTGIPVERIEESETARLLRMEEELHNRIIGQDDAIAAVSRAIRRSRTGLRSGRRPIGSFIFLGPTGVGKSELAKALAEFLFDDPSALVRLDMSEYMEKHSVSRIIGAPPGYVGYDEGGQLTEKIKRRPYSVVLLDEIEKAHQDIFNVLLQVLEEGELTDNFGSTISFRDAVIIMTSNVGNREFQKHGRMGFVETGAAEGAEKDRVYDELKRLFSPEFINRLDEVVYFHRLDRGHIRKIVDIMLAEVNARLVDKGLELEFSRSVRDLLADKGHDEKFGARYLRRIIQTHVEDALAMELLHGNFRDAQKIAVGVKGDSLTFRPVRAESEKKARRARPEKAGVS, encoded by the coding sequence ATGCGATTCATACCGCGCCGACTACGTGAGGGCGGCGTTCGCGCAAGAGGGACCATGAGCATGTACGATTTTACCAAGCGTTCGAAGAAGGTGCTGGAGGTGTACGCCCAGTCCGAGGGCCGCAGGCTCAATTCGGACTCGCTGGGCCCCGAGCACATCCTTCTTGCGCTATTAAAAGATGACGATTCGGTCGCCGCGCGGATACTCAAGAACCTGGGGGTTAACTTCGACGTCCTCAGGCGCGGGATTGAGCAGAACATGCGCCGCGCGGGCACCATCACGATACTGGGAAACCTCCCCCTGGGCGCGCGCTACAGCCGGACCATCGAGACGGCGAAGGACGAGGCGCGCAAGTTCAAGAACAATTACATAGGCACGGAACACCTGCTCCTCGCGCTCTTCCGCGAGGGTTCGTGCGCGGGCGTGGACGACCTGGTGAAATCCGGCATCGATTACAATGCGATCCGGAACGAGATACTGAAGATACTCGGCGTGCACCAGGCCGCCGCGACCGGCGACAAGGCCGCAGAAAAAAGCAAGACGCCCACCCTGGACGAGTTTGCCCAGAACCTCACCCAGCTCGCCGCGGACGACAAGCTTGACCCGGTCATAGGGCGCGAGAAGGAGATAGAGCGCGTCATACGCATACTCACCCGCAAGACCAAGAACAACCCGCTTCTCATAGGCGAGGCGGGCGTGGGCAAGACCGCGATCGCCGAGGGGCTCGCGCAGCGCATCATGAAGAGGATCGTCCCGGAGCCGCTGCAGAACAAGCGCGTCCTCTCGCTCGATATTCCCGCGATCGTCGCCGGCACCAAGTACCGCGGCGAATTCGAGGAGCGCCTGAAGCGCATCATGAAGGAGATACGGGGATCGGACAACGTCATCATCTTCATCGACGAGCTTCACACGATAATTGGCGCGGGGGCGGCGGAGGGCGCGATCGACGCGGCGAACATCCTGAAACCGGCGCTCGCCCGCGGGGAACTCCAGTGTATCGGCGCCACCACCCTCAACGAATACAAGATGTACATCGAGAAGGACGCGGCCCTGGAGCGGCGCTTCCAGTCCGTCCTCGTGGAGGAGCCCACGATACCCGAGGCGGTGGATATTCTCAAGGGGCTGCGCGAGCGCTACGAGAGCCACCACATGGTGCGCTTCACCGACGAAGCGCTCACGCGCGCGGTGACGCTCGCGGACCGCTACATCAACGATCGGTTCCTTCCCGACAAGGCGATCGACATCATCGACGAGGCGGGCTCCAAGGCCAGGCTCGACAACACCGACAAGCCGCCGGACATACGCGAGCTCGAGGACGAAATCGCGCGGCTGAACGAGCGCAAGGGCGATTTCGTGCGGGCCCAGGAGTACGAGCAGGCCGCCTCGCTGCGCGATCTCATCAAGGAAAAGAAGGCGGTCGCCCTCTCGAAAACGGGCGACTGGAAGCAGAAGCGCAACGAGTACACCATCACCGTGACCGAGGACATGGTCGCGCACATCGTCTCGCAGTGGACCGGAATACCGGTCGAGCGCATCGAGGAATCCGAGACGGCGCGCCTGCTGCGCATGGAGGAAGAGCTCCATAACCGCATCATTGGGCAGGACGACGCGATCGCCGCGGTGAGCCGCGCGATTCGCAGGAGCCGCACGGGCCTGAGAAGCGGGCGGAGGCCCATAGGCTCCTTCATCTTCCTGGGACCCACCGGCGTGGGAAAATCGGAGCTCGCCAAGGCGCTCGCCGAGTTCCTGTTCGACGATCCGAGCGCCTTGGTGCGCCTGGACATGTCCGAATACATGGAAAAGCACTCGGTCTCGCGGATTATAGGCGCGCCCCCCGGCTATGTGGGATACGACGAAGGCGGGCAGCTCACCGAGAAGATCAAGCGCAGGCCCTATTCGGTGGTGCTCCTGGACGAGATCGAGAAGGCGCACCAAGACATCTTCAACGTGCTCCTCCAGGTGCTGGAAGAGGGCGAGCTCACGGACAATTTCGGATCGACCATAAGCTTCAGGGACGCGGTCATCATCATGACCTCAAACGTGGGCAACCGCGAGTTTCAGAAGCACGGCCGCATGGGCTTCGTGGAAACGGGAGCGGCCGAGGGCGCGGAAAAAGACCGTGTCTACGACGAACTCAAGCGCCTTTTCAGCCCCGAGTTCATCAACCGTCTGGACGAGGTGGTGTACTTCCACCGGCTGGATCGCGGGCATATCCGCAAGATAGTCGACATCATGCTCGCCGAGGTTAACGCGCGGCTCGTCGACAAGGGGCTGGAGCTCGAGTTTTCGCGCAGCGTCCGGGACCTGCTTGCCGACAAGGGCCACGACGAGAAATTCGGGGCGCGCTACCTGCGCAGGATCATCCAGACGCACGTGGAAGACGCGCTCGCCATGGAGCTCCTCCATGGAAATTTCCGCGATGCGCAGAAGATCGCCGTGGGCGTAAAAGGGGATTCCCTGACATTCCGCCCGGTACGGGCGGAGAGTGAAAAGAAGGCCCGGCGCGCACGGCCCGAAAAGGCCGGGGTCTCCTGA
- the cls gene encoding cardiolipin synthase, translated as MKKPSHLPGEELQRRIKKLRNRLFLPAFLRTMKRLRIGGISGGNRLELITDGDECFDAYLKSIAGAKKSINLESYTFKSDEVGWKIARVLARKARSGCEVNVIYDAVGCIGTSPALFAFLRDSGVEVIEYHPLWPWRKFWNVSLRDHRKLLVVDGRIAFVGGINIGVEYAGPRYNGGRWRDTHLKIEGPAVRDIQFFFIENWYRNGGAIMDNSTHFPQIKEAGKKLLMVLCTRSRRNIRPIHESYISAINYAKNSIYIANAYFIPDARIYRALVRAVRRGVDVRVLLPGISDVPIVQHAGRYLYKRYLRHGIRVYEYGRSVLHAKTAVIDGIWSTVGSSNIDRRSFVHNLEINAVALDQEFGEEMERVFANDLRQSEELTLEGWHKRSMGNFLLEWFWYRFRNLL; from the coding sequence ATGAAAAAACCTTCACACCTCCCCGGGGAGGAGTTGCAGCGGCGCATCAAGAAGCTGCGCAACCGGTTATTCCTCCCCGCGTTCCTGCGCACCATGAAACGCCTGCGCATCGGCGGCATATCGGGCGGGAACAGGCTCGAGCTCATCACCGACGGCGACGAGTGCTTCGATGCGTATCTGAAATCCATCGCCGGGGCGAAGAAGAGCATCAACCTGGAATCCTACACGTTCAAGAGCGACGAGGTGGGCTGGAAGATCGCGCGCGTGCTCGCGCGGAAGGCACGCTCGGGCTGCGAGGTGAACGTCATCTATGACGCGGTCGGCTGTATCGGAACCTCTCCCGCGCTTTTCGCCTTTCTCAGGGACAGCGGTGTGGAGGTGATCGAGTATCATCCCCTGTGGCCGTGGAGAAAATTCTGGAACGTTTCCCTCAGGGATCACCGCAAGCTCCTGGTGGTGGACGGGCGAATCGCGTTCGTCGGGGGAATCAACATTGGCGTCGAATACGCGGGCCCGCGCTACAACGGCGGACGATGGCGCGACACGCACCTGAAAATCGAGGGACCGGCCGTCCGCGACATACAGTTTTTTTTCATCGAGAACTGGTACCGCAACGGCGGCGCGATCATGGACAACAGCACACATTTCCCGCAGATTAAAGAGGCCGGCAAGAAGCTCCTCATGGTGCTGTGCACGCGCTCTCGCAGGAACATCCGCCCCATTCACGAATCGTACATTTCGGCGATAAATTACGCGAAGAATTCCATTTACATCGCGAACGCGTATTTCATTCCGGACGCGCGCATCTACCGCGCGCTCGTGCGCGCGGTGCGCCGGGGGGTGGACGTGCGGGTGCTCCTTCCCGGCATCTCCGACGTCCCCATCGTGCAGCACGCGGGCAGGTACCTCTACAAGAGGTACCTGCGCCACGGCATCCGCGTGTACGAATACGGGAGATCGGTCCTCCACGCGAAGACCGCGGTGATCGACGGGATATGGTCGACGGTGGGATCTTCCAACATCGACAGGAGGAGCTTCGTGCACAACCTGGAGATAAACGCGGTGGCGCTGGACCAGGAATTCGGCGAGGAGATGGAGCGTGTCTTCGCGAACGATCTCCGCCAGAGCGAGGAGCTCACCCTGGAGGGCTGGCACAAGCGAAGCATGGGGAACTTCCTGCTTGAATGGTTCTGGTACCGATTCAGGAACTTGCTGTAG